The genomic stretch GTAACACATCCACCACATCGGGGAGTTGGCGAACAGTTCGGTCACAGCGCCGCGCTGCGTCGCCTTCACCAGCATCGCGCGCTGTGTCGCGTCCGCCGTCCAGTCCCAGGCCGAGGACGTCGGGTCCTCGTTGTTCCAGTCCTGCCAGAAGCCCTCGATCTGCTTGAACGCCGGGATGTTCGGAGACTTCACCATCGTCTCGCCGTTCACGGCGTTCCAGCTGCACGCGCCCAGGTTGTAGCGGGCGATGTTCAGGCCCAGGCCCGGCAGTGAAGTGCCGTTGTACGTCACCGACTTGGTGGTGAAGAAGAGGTCCGCGAAGTCGTCCCGGGTGCCGAAGACATTGCCCCACCAGGCCAGGGACGTGCCCCAGCCCTCCCAAGTGCCGTACCTGGTCCCTGGGTTGATCACGATCGTCGCGTCCGCGTGCGCTGTGCCCGTCGCCAGGGTGCTGCCCAGGACCGCGCCGCCCGTCGCCGCCAGCAGGGTTCTGCGTCGGATCATGACTTCTCCGCCTCACTGGAAATGTTCAGTACATGCCATGCCGCCTCTCGTGACGAAGCATCGGGCGTCCTTCGCGTGCTTGTCGAGGGTTGTGACGGCCCTTTTTCAAACCACCGTACGAAGTCTCGAACGGGGCGGGAAACTCTGGTGACTTCGCCTTTCTCCGCCTATCGTTCGGCCCGCCGAGAAGAAGGCGGGGGAAGGAGGCGTACGTATGCGCGGACCCCTCGTCGTCCGGCACGGCACCCGTCGCCGCCGCGCCCTGCGGCGCCGTGCGCTGTGGACCGGCGGCGAACTCCTCGTCACCGTCGGCCTTGTGCTTCTGCTGCTCGTCGCCCATCAGCTCTGGTGGACCAATCGGGAGGCGAAGGCGGAGGCGCGGAGGGGGGTGGCGACGCTGGAGCGGGAGTGGGGCGACGGCCGGTACAGCCCGACCCCGAGCGCCGCACCCCAGGCATCCCCGAGCGCCGAGCAACAGGCCTCCCCGGGAGCGCCCCGATCCCCCAGCCCTCAACCACCCCCCACCCCCGACTGGTCCCAGGCCTACGCCATCCTCACCATCCCGGCCCTCGACCTCCGCGTCCCCGTGGCCGAGGGCATCAGCAAGTCCGGTGTCCTCAACAGGGGTTACGTCGGCCATTACCCCCGCACCCAACAGCCCGGCCACCCCGGCAACTTCGCCCTCGCCGGGCACCGCAACACCCACGGCGAGCCCTTCCGACGGCTCGACCGGCTCGGTGACGGTGACGAGATCGTCGTAGAGACGGAGGAAGCCGTGTACACGTACGCCGTCGATCAGACGCTCGCGCAGACCTCCGCGCATGACAACGGGGTCATCCGGGCCGTGCCCCGCAGCTTCGTCCATCCCGGCCGCGGCTACCGCGAACCCGGGTACTACATCACCCTGACCACCTGCACGCCCGAGTACACCTCCCGGTACCGCCTGGTGGTGTGGGGGACACTTCTCTCGATGCGAGCGCGTTGAGGTATAACAAAGAGCAACAGGGAGGGGGGAGTTCGATGATCAAGCGCTGGTCCGCGTTCCGGCCCGCTCTCGTTCTCCTCGCCCTCGTCCTGGACGTCCTGCTCCTCGACTCCGGCAGCCTCTTCGCCACCGTCGCCCTCGCCGCCACTGCCGCGGCCGGTGCCGCGCTCGCCGTCTGCGCGGTCATCGCCGCGCGCTGTGCGCCCGCCGTGCCGCCCACCCGGGTGCGTACGGCCATCCGCGACCGGGACCTGCGTACGGCCTTCCTGCCGCAACGCGACCCCGACGCCAAGGGACGCACCCGCCCCCGAGCCCCCGGATTCGCCCTCCCGGCGACCGCAGCGTAGGGGCCCCACCTTCGCAGTGACCCCGCGCGGGTCGTCATGCCGCCATTCCGTATCCCGGCACGACGAGACCCCCGGAGGGCTCACCCATGTCCGTTTTCGCCCGCCTTGTCGAGCAGCTCGCCGAGCTGCTCCAGCCCCTCTTCCACGGTTCCGCGGCCGCCGCCGCGATCGTCCTGTTCACGATGCTCGTACGGCTGCTAGTGCTTCCGCTGTCCCGGGCCGCCGCCCGGGGCCAGAAGGCCCGCACCGCGCTTCAGCCGAGGATCGCCGAGCTGCGCCGCAAGCATGCGCGCAACCCCGACAAGCTGCGGCAGGCCCTGCTGGAGCTGCACACCGAGCACCGGGTGTCGCCGCTGGCCGGGATTCTGCCGAGCCTGTGCCAGTTGCCGGCGTTCTTCCTGCTCTTCCATCTGTTCTCCAGCTCGGAGACCGGCGGGCGGGCGAATGAGCTGCTCGGGCACGAGCTGTTCGGCGCGCCCCTCGGCGACCGCTGGGCCGATGCGCTGAGCGGGGGAGGAACGGCGGGGCTCGTGTACGTCGGGCTGTTCGCGCTCGTCGTCGGCGTCGCCTTCTTCAACTACCGCCGCACGAAGGCAACGCTGGCCGAGAGCGTGCCCCTGGACACCCCGGGGGCGGGGGCGATCGCCAAGGCCATGCCGTACGTCTCCTTCTTCACGCTGATCACCGTGGCCGTCGTACCGCTCGCCGCCGCGCTGTACATCGTCACCAGCTCGACCTGGAGCGCCGTGGAGCGGGCGGTGCTGTATCGCTGACACCGCCGTCCTACGGTCCAGTACGTGAACCGGGTATTGCGGAGTGGACTCGGAGCTTGGAGGATCGACCAGTCCTCCGATGGCTGCACACGTCGGCGGGCGCCCCGCGATCGAGGGAGATTGTGACCATGAAGCTGCTGCGAGTCGGTACGGCGGGAGCGGAGACGCCCGCGCTGCTCGACGCCGAAGGCGTTCTGCGGGACCTGTCGGGCGTCGTGCCGGACATCGACGGAGCGCTGCTCGCCGACGACGAGGCGCTCGCCCGGATCCGTGCCGTGGCCGGTGACTCGGCGGGAGCCGGTGAGCTGCCGGTGCTGGACGCGGCCGGGCTGCGGATCGGTCCGCCGCTCGGGCGGATCGGGAAGATCGTGTGCATCGGCCTGAACTACCACGACCACGCCCGCGAGACGGGGGCCGAGCCGCCCGCCGAGCCGGTCGTCTTCTTCAAGGCCCCGGACACGGTCGTGGGGCCGAACGACACGGTGCTCGTGCCGCGCGGCTCGGTGAAGACCGACTGGGAGGTCGAACTGGCCGTCGTCATCGGGCGTACGGCGCGGTACGTCGAGTCCGCGGAGGCGGCGCTCGGGCATGTCGCCGGGTATGCGGTGGCGCATGACGTCTCCGAGCGGGAGTTCCAGATCGAGCGGGGCGGCACCTGGGACAAGGGGAAGAACTGCGAGACGTTCAATCCGCTCGGGCCTTGGCTGGTCACCGCCGATGAGGTTCCGGATCCGCAGAACCTGTCGCTGAAGCTGTGGGTCAACGGGGAGCTGAAGCAGGACGGCACCACCGCCGAGCAGATTTTCCCGGTGGGGGAAGTCGTGCGGTACGTCAGCCAGTTCATGACCCTCTACCCCGGGGACGTCATCAACACGGGGACGCCGGCGGGGGTGGCCCTCGGGCAGCCCGAGCCGAAGCCGTTTCTGCGGGCCGGGGACGTGGTCGAGCTGGAGATCGAGGGGCTGGGGCGGCAGCGGCAGGAGCTCAAGGACGCCTAGCCCCTCGACACACCTCTCTCTTACTCGGCCTTGCCCAGGAACTCCTCCAGCGCCTCCACCACGAACCGGTGGTCCGCCAGCTGAGGCAGTCCGCTCACCGTCACCGCGCCGATGACGCCGACCCCCTCCACCGTGAGGGGGAAGGAGCCGCCGTGCGCCGCGTACACGTCCGGGTCCAGGCGGGAGGAGTCCTCGAAGGTCGTGCCCTTGGCCCGGGAACGGGCGCCGACCAGGTAGGACGCGGAGTGATAGCGCTCCACCACCCGGCGCTTCCGGTCGATCCACGCGTCGTTGTCCGGGGTGGCGCCCGGGAGCGCGGCATGGAAGAGCTGCTGTCCGCCGCGGTGGATGTCGATGGCCACCGGCGCCTGCCGCTCGCGGGCCAGCTCCACCAGGAGCGAGCCGAGCCGCCAGGCGTCGTCGGGGGTGAACTCCTTGAAGACCAGGCGGCGTTCCTGGGCCTCCAGCTCCTCGATGGTCGGGGTGATCTCCGGGGTGATTCCGTTCTTGTGAGTCACAGCGCCACCGCCACTCCGTCGCGGGCCGAACGGCGGGCCGCCTCCAGTACGTCGAGGGCGGCGGCCGCCTCCAGGGCGGTCACCGGGTTGGCGCCGCCGTCGGTAATGGCCCTGGCCACGGCCGCATAGTACGCGGGGTAGTCGCCCGGAAGGGTCGGTTCGGGGCGCCCGCCGCCGGTCAGCGGGGACTCGCCGGAACCCACCCGGCCCCACAGCGACTCGGGCTCGGTGCCCCAGTCCGCGCCGGGCAGTTCACCCTCGCGCAGGGCCGCCTCCTGGGGGTCGAGACCGTACTTGACGTACCCCGCCTTGGAGCCGAGGACCCGGAAGCGCGGGCCGAGTTGGGCGGTGGTGGCGGAGACGTAGAGGTGGGAGCGGACGCCGTTCGTGTGCGTGATCGCGATGAAGGTGTCGTCGTCCGTCGCGGCGCCGGGGCGGCGGATGTCGGACTCGGCGTAGACGGAGGCGGCGGGGCCGAAGAGGACCAGTGCCTGGTCGACGACATGGCTGCCGAGGTCGTAGAGGAGACCTCCGATCTCTGCCGGGTCGCCGGACTCGCGCCAGCCGCCCTTGAGTTGGGGCCGCCAGCGCTCGAAGCGGGACTCGAAGCGGTAGACGTCGCCCAGTTCGCCCTCGGTGATCAGCTTGCGGAGGGTGAGGAAGTCGTTGTCCCAGCGGCGGTTCTGGAAGACCGACAGGAGCAGTCCGCGGTCCTCGGCGAGCGCCGCCAGCTCACGGGCCTCGGCGGCCGTACCGGCGACCGGCTTGTCGACGACCACCGGGAGGCCGGCCTTGAGGGCGGCGGTGGCGAGCGGGACGTGCGTCTTGTTCGGGGACGCGATGACGATCAGGTCGAGTTCGTCGGCGCGCGCGAACAGCTCGTCCGGCGTCGCGGCGATCCGGACGTCCGGGTGCCCGGCTCGGGCCTGCTCCTGCCGCTCCGGGTTGGCGGTGACGACCGTGTCGAGGGTGAGGCCCTCGGTGGCCGCGATCAGCGGGGCGTGGAAGACGGAGCCGGCGAGGCCGTAGCCGATCAGGCCGGTGCGGAGGGGTGTGCCAGTCATGGCCCCTACTTTCGCAACGCTGTTGCCAAAGTGCAAGCGGTGGGGAGAATGGGGGTGTGAGCAGCAGCGTGAAGGGGATCAGTGGTGTGGGCGCGGGCGGTGTCGGCTCGGCCGGTGTGGGTGGCGGGGTGAATCTGCCGGGGCTGCGCAGTCACAACGCCGCGCTCGTGCTGGATCTGCTGCGAACCGCCGGGGCCGACGGGATCAGCCGTCTTGAGCTGGCCGAGCGGATCGGGCTGACCCCGCAGGCCGTCAGCAAGATCACCGCACGGCTGCGGGCCGAGGGTCTTGCGGCGGAGGCGGGGCGGCGGGCGTCGACGGGCGGCAAGCCGCGGACCGTCCTGCGCCTGGTGCCGGAGGCCGGACACGCGGTCGGCGTGCATCTGGACCGGGACGCGCTGCGGGCGGTGCTGGTGGATCTGACGGGGGCGGTGGTCGCGGAGCGGGCGGCTCCGCTGGGTCTCGGGGCCGGGCGGGCGGCGGTCGTCGAGGGCGTGACGAGCGAGGTCACGGCGCTGCTCGGGGAGCGGCCGGGGGGCGCGCTGCTGGGGGTGGGCGTGGGGCTGCCGGGGCCGCTGGACCATGCCCGGGGAGTGCTGCACCGGGTCACGGGGTTCCCCGAGTTCGACGGGTTTCCGCTGCGGGAGGCGCTGGAGCGGGGGCTGGGGGCGCCGGTGGTGGTGGACAAGGACACCAACGCGGCGGCGCTCGGGCTCGCGGTGGGTGGGGCGGGGACGGTCGGCGGGGTGGGGGAGTCCTTTGCCTATCTGCACTTCGGGGCGGGGCTCGGTGGCGGTCTGGTGCTCGGGGGTTTGGTGCATCGGGGGGCGCGGACCGGGGCGGGGGAGTTCGGGCATCAGGTGATCCAACTGGACGGGCCGGTGTGCGAGTGCGGCAACCGGGGGTGCGTGGAGGCGCTGTGCCTGGCGGCGGTGGCGCGCGGGGACTTCGAGGAGGCGGCCCGGGTGCTCGGCACGGGCGCCGCGAACCTGGTCGCGCTGCTGGACATCGACGTGGTGCTGCTGGGCGGTCGTACGGTCGCGGCCCGCCCGGAGTGTTTCGTACGGGGCGCCGCGGCCGTCCTCGAGGAACGCGGCCGGAGGGTCGGCGAGGAGGCCGTGCCGGTGCGGGTGGCTCCCGGTGGGGGGCGGGAGGTCGCGGAGGGGGCGGCGCAGTTGACGTTGGGGTCGGTGTTCGGGCGGGCGGTGCTCTGATCGAGCGGACTTCCGGTGCTGTGCGGGGTGGCGTCCGCTGCTCGGGGAGGCGGTCCGGCATGGTCATGTGTTCATGCGACTGCGTTCGTTAGTGCCTTTGCCCCGACTTCTGTCCGTGCCTCGCTCCCTCTCCGCCTCCCTCGCCGGAGCCGTCGCCCTGATCTCCGGGCCGGGGGTCGCACACGCCGCCGAGCCCGCCGGCACGTGTACCGCCTCCGACGGGCGCTCCTTTCCGCTGAGCACCCGGATCCGCGGGGGGCCCGAGTCCTATGAGTCCGGTGGGGGATACGGCACCTGGTACCTGGAGCTCAGCAACGAGACCGGCCGTACCTGCCGCAACGTCCACCCCGTCGTCGTGCTCGTCGACGAGCGGCGCGCGCTCACCCCCGCCCAGCCCCGGATGGAGTTCTACGCCGGTGACGAGACCCACCCCGTCCGCTTCGAGACCACCGACGAGGACGAACTCGTCGGCGCCTTCGACGGGTTCCCCGGGTTCACCGTCGGCCCTCGCGCGACCGTCACCGTGAAGGTACGGCTCTCCCTCACCTCCGACGCCCTGCCCAACCGCGTCACCGCCAACGCCGCGGTCGTCCAGCGCCACGACGACGACGGCGACTGGATCGGACAGTCCAACGACTACCGGTTCGGCATCGACACCGAGCCGGACACCCCGCTCGACCCCGACCCTCAGAGTTCCACCGGAGCCACCCCGCCCCCGCTCGCCTTCGCGGACGAACTGGCCGCCACCGGAACCCCCGCCGTCGCCGTCGCCGCCACCCTCGCCATGCTGCTCACGGCAGGCGGCGCGCTGCTGCTCCTGCGGAGGCGGCGCTGAGCCGACCGGGTCCGACTGCGACGGTCCCCGCGCCGAGGCGGTCGCGTTCGTCTGCGACGATCCCTTCCGTGGACTACCCGAACGACCAGGCCCCCGGCGCCCCCGTCCGCTCCGGCATTCCCGAGCACGGGCGCATCCCCAAGTACTACGCGGTCAAGGCGCGCATCGACCGTCTCCTGGCGGAGCTTCCCGAGGGGAGCGCCATCCCCACCGAGCGGGATCTGTCCGAGGAGTACGACGTCGCCCGCGAGACCGTCCGGCAGGCGCTGCGCGAGCTGGTGCTGGAGGGCAAGCTGCGGCGGCAGGGCCGCGGCACCGTCGTCGCCGGGCCCAAGCTGGAGCAGCCGCTGTCGCTGGCCAGCTACACCGAGGGCGTACGGCGTCAGGGGCGCACCCCGGGCCGTACCCTCGTCACCCTCGACCGCTTCCCCTGCCCCGACGCCCTCGCCGCCGAGACCGGGCTCACCCGGGGTGAGGCCGTCTGGCACCTGGAGCGGGTACTGCTCGCCGACGACGAGCGGGTCGGCCTGGAGAGCACCTACGTCGCCGTCGCCCGAGTGCCCCGGCTGGACACGGACTTCGACCCGGACTCCTCCTTCTACGCCTACCTCCACTCCCAGGGCATCGCCTTCGGCGACGCCGACGAGCGCATCGAGACCGTGCTCGCCACTCCCCGCGAGGCCCTTCTCATCGGCACCCCGCCCGCCCTGCCGATGCTGCTCATCCACCGTGTCTCGCGGGACACGGACAAGCAGCCCCTGGAACGCGTCCGCACCCTCTACCGCGGCGACCGCTTCTCCTTCTCGGCGCATCTGAGCGGCTGAAAATCGCTCTGCCGACCCCTCTCCTTTCATCACGAAAAGATAACGGGTCTAGCCCAAACGTGATAGCCCGTTCACGCTCCTGTTGGTAGCCGGACCTTTCCGGTTCCCCGAGTCCGAGGAGCGTTGCCGTCGTGAGAGTGATAGTCGTCGGAGCCGGCGTGGTGGGCACCATGCACGCCTGGCAAGCAGTGGAACGCGGCCACGAGGTCGTACAGATCGAGCGCGAGGCGGAGGCTCGCGGCGCCTCGCTGCGCAATTTCGGCCAGATCTGGGTGAGTGGGCGCGCGGAGGGCGAGGAGCTGGAGACGGCCCTGCGGGCGCGGGAGTTGTGGGAGGAGATCGGCGCCCGGGTGCCGAAGCTGGGCTTCCGGGCCAACGGCTCCCTCACCCCCGTCCGCGGCGACCTCGAACTCGCCGTCGCCGAGGCCGCCGTAGCCCGGGAGGACGCCGCGGCGCGCGGTCGCAAGCTGCTCACCCCGGCCGAGGCGCGCGCCCTCAACCCCGCCCTGCGCGGTGAGTTCACCGCCGCCCTGTACTGCGAGCGGGACGCGGCCGTGGAGCCGCGTACGGCTCAACTCGCCCTGCGGGAAGAGCTGTTGAGGTCGCCGAACTACACCTTCCTGCCGGGCCGCGAGGTCCGTGAGGTGATCGGCGAGAGCGCCGTCCGCGACGACCACGGGGACGTGCACCACGGCGATGTGGTCGTGCTGTGCACCGGCGCCTGGCTCGGCGGCCTGGTGCGCGAGCTGGCCGGGCCCGAGCTGCCCGTGCGCCGGGTCCGGCTCCAGATGATGCAGACCGATCCGCTCGGCGAACCGCTGCCCACGTCGGTCGCCGACGCCGACAGCTTCCGCTACTACCCGGCCTACCGCGGCGGCGCCCTGGACGACCTCAACTCCGGGCAGCCGCAGGCCGAGACGCCCGCGCGGCACAAGATGCAGCTGCTCATGGTCCAGCGCGCCGACGGCGGACTGACCATCGGCGACACCCACGAGTACGAGCACCCCTTCGCCTTCGACACCCTCGAAGACCCCTACGACCACCTCACCGAGGTCGTCGAGTCCTTCCTCGGCCGCCCGCTGCCGAAGATCCGCCGCCGCTGGGCCGGGGTGTACGCGCAGTGCACCGACCCGAGCCGGGTCGTGCACCGGCAGCGGGTGCGCGACGGGGTGTGGCTGGTCACCGGGCCCGGTGGGCGCGGAATGACCTGCTCGCCCGCGA from Streptomyces davaonensis JCM 4913 encodes the following:
- a CDS encoding LPXTG cell wall anchor domain-containing protein, which encodes MRLRSLVPLPRLLSVPRSLSASLAGAVALISGPGVAHAAEPAGTCTASDGRSFPLSTRIRGGPESYESGGGYGTWYLELSNETGRTCRNVHPVVVLVDERRALTPAQPRMEFYAGDETHPVRFETTDEDELVGAFDGFPGFTVGPRATVTVKVRLSLTSDALPNRVTANAAVVQRHDDDGDWIGQSNDYRFGIDTEPDTPLDPDPQSSTGATPPPLAFADELAATGTPAVAVAATLAMLLTAGGALLLLRRRR
- a CDS encoding GntR family transcriptional regulator, encoding MDYPNDQAPGAPVRSGIPEHGRIPKYYAVKARIDRLLAELPEGSAIPTERDLSEEYDVARETVRQALRELVLEGKLRRQGRGTVVAGPKLEQPLSLASYTEGVRRQGRTPGRTLVTLDRFPCPDALAAETGLTRGEAVWHLERVLLADDERVGLESTYVAVARVPRLDTDFDPDSSFYAYLHSQGIAFGDADERIETVLATPREALLIGTPPALPMLLIHRVSRDTDKQPLERVRTLYRGDRFSFSAHLSG
- a CDS encoding class E sortase; this translates as MRGPLVVRHGTRRRRALRRRALWTGGELLVTVGLVLLLLVAHQLWWTNREAKAEARRGVATLEREWGDGRYSPTPSAAPQASPSAEQQASPGAPRSPSPQPPPTPDWSQAYAILTIPALDLRVPVAEGISKSGVLNRGYVGHYPRTQQPGHPGNFALAGHRNTHGEPFRRLDRLGDGDEIVVETEEAVYTYAVDQTLAQTSAHDNGVIRAVPRSFVHPGRGYREPGYYITLTTCTPEYTSRYRLVVWGTLLSMRAR
- a CDS encoding fumarylacetoacetate hydrolase family protein, which codes for MKLLRVGTAGAETPALLDAEGVLRDLSGVVPDIDGALLADDEALARIRAVAGDSAGAGELPVLDAAGLRIGPPLGRIGKIVCIGLNYHDHARETGAEPPAEPVVFFKAPDTVVGPNDTVLVPRGSVKTDWEVELAVVIGRTARYVESAEAALGHVAGYAVAHDVSEREFQIERGGTWDKGKNCETFNPLGPWLVTADEVPDPQNLSLKLWVNGELKQDGTTAEQIFPVGEVVRYVSQFMTLYPGDVINTGTPAGVALGQPEPKPFLRAGDVVELEIEGLGRQRQELKDA
- a CDS encoding TIGR03364 family FAD-dependent oxidoreductase, translating into MRVIVVGAGVVGTMHAWQAVERGHEVVQIEREAEARGASLRNFGQIWVSGRAEGEELETALRARELWEEIGARVPKLGFRANGSLTPVRGDLELAVAEAAVAREDAAARGRKLLTPAEARALNPALRGEFTAALYCERDAAVEPRTAQLALREELLRSPNYTFLPGREVREVIGESAVRDDHGDVHHGDVVVLCTGAWLGGLVRELAGPELPVRRVRLQMMQTDPLGEPLPTSVADADSFRYYPAYRGGALDDLNSGQPQAETPARHKMQLLMVQRADGGLTIGDTHEYEHPFAFDTLEDPYDHLTEVVESFLGRPLPKIRRRWAGVYAQCTDPSRVVHRQRVRDGVWLVTGPGGRGMTCSPAIAETTATELGW
- a CDS encoding ROK family transcriptional regulator; protein product: MSGVGAGGVGSAGVGGGVNLPGLRSHNAALVLDLLRTAGADGISRLELAERIGLTPQAVSKITARLRAEGLAAEAGRRASTGGKPRTVLRLVPEAGHAVGVHLDRDALRAVLVDLTGAVVAERAAPLGLGAGRAAVVEGVTSEVTALLGERPGGALLGVGVGLPGPLDHARGVLHRVTGFPEFDGFPLREALERGLGAPVVVDKDTNAAALGLAVGGAGTVGGVGESFAYLHFGAGLGGGLVLGGLVHRGARTGAGEFGHQVIQLDGPVCECGNRGCVEALCLAAVARGDFEEAARVLGTGAANLVALLDIDVVLLGGRTVAARPECFVRGAAAVLEERGRRVGEEAVPVRVAPGGGREVAEGAAQLTLGSVFGRAVL
- a CDS encoding Gfo/Idh/MocA family oxidoreductase is translated as MTGTPLRTGLIGYGLAGSVFHAPLIAATEGLTLDTVVTANPERQEQARAGHPDVRIAATPDELFARADELDLIVIASPNKTHVPLATAALKAGLPVVVDKPVAGTAAEARELAALAEDRGLLLSVFQNRRWDNDFLTLRKLITEGELGDVYRFESRFERWRPQLKGGWRESGDPAEIGGLLYDLGSHVVDQALVLFGPAASVYAESDIRRPGAATDDDTFIAITHTNGVRSHLYVSATTAQLGPRFRVLGSKAGYVKYGLDPQEAALREGELPGADWGTEPESLWGRVGSGESPLTGGGRPEPTLPGDYPAYYAAVARAITDGGANPVTALEAAAALDVLEAARRSARDGVAVAL
- a CDS encoding heme-degrading domain-containing protein, giving the protein MTHKNGITPEITPTIEELEAQERRLVFKEFTPDDAWRLGSLLVELARERQAPVAIDIHRGGQQLFHAALPGATPDNDAWIDRKRRVVERYHSASYLVGARSRAKGTTFEDSSRLDPDVYAAHGGSFPLTVEGVGVIGAVTVSGLPQLADHRFVVEALEEFLGKAE
- a CDS encoding DUF6412 domain-containing protein, translated to MIKRWSAFRPALVLLALVLDVLLLDSGSLFATVALAATAAAGAALAVCAVIAARCAPAVPPTRVRTAIRDRDLRTAFLPQRDPDAKGRTRPRAPGFALPATAA
- a CDS encoding YidC/Oxa1 family membrane protein insertase, translating into MSVFARLVEQLAELLQPLFHGSAAAAAIVLFTMLVRLLVLPLSRAAARGQKARTALQPRIAELRRKHARNPDKLRQALLELHTEHRVSPLAGILPSLCQLPAFFLLFHLFSSSETGGRANELLGHELFGAPLGDRWADALSGGGTAGLVYVGLFALVVGVAFFNYRRTKATLAESVPLDTPGAGAIAKAMPYVSFFTLITVAVVPLAAALYIVTSSTWSAVERAVLYR